Proteins from a single region of Oreochromis niloticus isolate F11D_XX linkage group LG7, O_niloticus_UMD_NMBU, whole genome shotgun sequence:
- the rapgef1b gene encoding rap guanine nucleotide exchange factor 1b isoform X1: protein MGLRSRAGLLDSQRSHLSTFTMILKDKFHSPKIKRTPSKKGKQLQPEPAAKSTEKPTNKKVSRLEEQEKEVVSALRYFKTIVDKMVVEKKVLEMLPGSASKVLEAILPLVQVEARIQHSSALSSCHSRVYQSLANLIRWADQVMLDGIDLDDKENVASVTNVIKAVLDGVKELVKLTIEKQEQPSPTTPNKPAAPAVTAESSVSAERPLIDREQEVSSKTAPAAAPVEAAPEVPDEEVAPPKPPLPEAKMAELRAQLSAEAGQRRPSQKENPPPALPPKKRQSAPSPTPVAVVAPMSRGSSLPCSDHRQEYEQEFLQRRFSGGSHSYGGDSPRLSPCSSMGKLSKSDEQLSSIEQDSGQCSRNTSCETLDNTDHYDPDYDFLHQDLSAGENLPPIPVGGCLSPLPESHSESSSPVPGQHPSHPRFSAPPPQHQDYWTPQPNHTNPLQPSRISAPPALPMKKRRSTQTSSFSDGGSRVLYERFPSQYDNLSEEELHPTPPFPLFTPISPMPQTNGGVFVSQYVASENADVPASPPPLPEKKSKHILQYMQFVEDYSEPQPSVFYQMPQSESIYEQRNKRFQEVYGFNDSFSSTDSVHEPVQPPALPPKQRQLASHSSSPSSSSSSSLSCHLQPSVAAMEEAGSGLGLSISVSNSYLIGQASMTTPTSLDQVALTNATILDGSGGGPNGSLAGSVGSMAVCLPSESSLTDSLHTSASESANDEGGEGEYVNLYSSSQANGELPLSLRETIAADDVLQDPTPQMPSTNSKEVLDKERRQKATDSAGSDEEDVDELALIDHKEIMSRITLKQENDDGPDVRAGSGDILLVHATETDRKDLVLYCEAFLTTYRTFITPEDLIKKLHYRYTTFCHSPDTFKKRVSKNTFFVLVRVVDELCLVELTEDILKQLMDLVFTLVCNGELSLARVLRKNILDKVEQKKLLRYTNSLKPLAARGVSARPGTLHDFRSHEIADQLTLLDAELFYKIEIPEVLLWAKEQNEEKSPNLTQFTEHFNNMSYWVRSLIIQQEKAQDREKLLLKFIKIMKHLRKLNNFNSYLAILSALDSAPIRRLEWQKQTSEGLEEYCTLIDSSSSFRAYRAALAEVEPPCIPYLGLILQDLTFVHLGNPDLIDGKVNFSKRWQQFNILDSMRRFQQVHYELKRNEDIVSFFNDFSDHLAEEALWELSLKIKPRNISRRKTDREEKT, encoded by the exons ATGGGATTGCGTTCACGCGCTGGGCTGCtgg ACTCGCAACGGTCCCATCTGTCCACTTTCACCATGATCCTGAAGGACAAGTTCCACTCTCCCAAGATCAAGAGGACTCCATCCAAGAAGGGCAAGCAACTGCAGCCCGAGCCAGCAGCCAAGAGTACTGAGAAACCTACTaacaag aaGGTTAGTAGGCTGGAGGAGCAGGAGAAAGAGGTGGTCAGTGCCCTGCGCTACTTCAAGACAATCGTGGACAAAATGGTTGTGGAGAAGAAGGTTCTGGAGATGCTTCCAGGCTCGGCCAGCAAGGTGCTTGAAGCAATCTTGCCTCTGGTGCAGGTAGAGGCGCGGATACAGCACAG TTCGGCGCTGTCATCTTGCCACAGCCGCGTATATCAGAGTTTGGCCAACCTTATCCGCTGGGCCGACCAGGTGATGCTGGACGGGATTGACTTGGACGATAAGGAAAATGTGGCTTCCGTCACCAATGTCATCAAAGCGGTGCTGGATGGAGTAAAG GAGCTGGTGAAGCTGACCATAGAGAAACAGGAACAGCCGTCACCTACCACGCCTAATAAACCAGCAGCACCTGCTGTCACAGCCGAGAG CAGCGTGTCAGCGGAGAGGCCCCTGATAGATCGGGAGCAGGAGGTCTCGAGTAAGACTGCTCCGGCAGCCGCTCCTGTGGAAGCTGCCCCTGAAGTACCAGATGAGGAAGTAGCACCTCCCAAACCCCCACTACCGGAAGCCAAAATGGCTGAGCTCAG AGCACAGTTGAGTGCcgaggctggccaaaggagacCCTCTCAGAAGGAGAA TCCTCCACCAGCTCTTCCTCCTAAGAAGCGACAGTCAGCCCCTTCACCTACACCAGTGGCAGTGGTCGCCCCGATGAGCCGTGGCTCCAGCCTCCCGTGTAGTGACCACAGACAG GAGTATGAACAGGAGTTCCTTCAGAGGCGTTTCTCTGGGGGAAGCCACTCGTACGGTGGCGACTCTCCCCGTCTTTCACCGTGCAGCAGCATGGGGAAACTCAGCAAATCCGACGAACAGCTTTCTTCCATAGAGCAAGACAGCGGGCAGTGTTCTCGGAACACCAGCTGTGAGACGCTCG ACAACACAGATCACTACGACCCAGATTATGACTTCCTCCACCAGGACTTGTCAGCTGGGGAGAACCTGCCCCCAATACCAGTCGGGGGGTGCCTCAGCCCCCTGCCTGAGTCTCACAGCGAGTCCTCTTCCCCCGTTCCTGGACAGCACCCCTCGCATCCACGCTTCAGCGCTCCCCCACCCCAGCACCAAGATTACTGGACCCCCCAGCCCAATCACACTAACCCCTTACAGCCCTCCCGCATCAGCGCACCACCTGCCCTGCCGATGAAAAAGCGGCGCAGCACCCAGACATCGTCCTTCTCCGACGGTGGGTCCAGGGTGCTGTACGAGCGATTCCCCTCGCAGTACGACAACCTGTCGGAAGAGGAACTTCATCCCACGCCACCGTTCCCCCTTTTCACACCCATCTCACCCATGCCCCAAACAAATGGGGGCGTGTTTGTTTCCCAGTATGTTGCCAGTGAGAATGCAGATGTCCCCGCCAGCCCACCGCCACTgccagaaaagaaaagcaaacaca TCCTTCAATACATGCAGTTTGTGGAAGACTACTCGGAGCCGCAGCCCTCTGTCTTCTACCAGATGCCGCAGAGCGAAAGCATCTATGAACAGCGCAACAAGCGCTTCCAGGAGGTCTACGGCTTCAACGACTCCTTCAGCAGCACCGACTCAGTGCACGAGCCGGTGCAGCCCCCGGCTTTGCCACCAAAGCAAAGACAACTG GCCTCCCACTCCTCTTccccttcttcttcctcctcctcctctctctcctgccACCTCCAGCCGTCTGTGGCGGCAATGGAGGAGGCGGGCTCTGGGCTGGGCCTCAGCATATCGGTTTCTAACTCCTACCTGATTGGCCAGGCGTCCATGACCACACCCACG AGCTTGGACCAGGTTGCCTTGACCAATGCCACCATTCTGGATGGCAGCGGGGGCGGGCCCAACGGTTCCCTGGCTGGCTCAGTGGGTTCTATGGCTGTCTGTCTTCCTTCTGAGTCTTCTCTCACTGACTCTCTCCACACCTCAGCG AGCGAGAGCGCGAACGACGAGGGCGGGGAGGGGGAGTATGTCAACTTGTACTCATCCAGCCAGGCCAATGGGGAGCTGCCGCTCTCCCTCAGA GAAACAATCGCGGCTGATGATGTCCTTCAAGACCCCACCCCTCAGATGCCATCCACCAATAGCAAAGAGGTTTTGGATAAGGAAAG AAGGCAAAAGGCGACTGATTCAGCTGGGAGCGATGAAGAAGATGTGGACGAGCTCGCCCTCATAGACCACAAGGAGATCATGAGCAGGATAACACTAAAACAAGAA AATGACGACGGCCCCGACGTCCGCGCCGGATCAGGGGACATCCTATTAGTCCACGCTACAGAAACAGACCGCAAAG ATCTCGTTTTGTACTGTGAAGCCTTTCTGACTACATATAGGACTTTCATAACCCCAGAGGACCTCATTAAGAAGCTGCACTACAG ATATACCACGTTCTGCCATAGTCCAGACACCTTCAAGAAACGTGTCAGCAAGAACACGTTCTTCGTGCTGGTTCGTGTGGTAGATGAGCTGTG CCTGGTAGAGCTGACCGAGGACATTTTGAAACAGCTCATGGACCTGGTGTTCACACTAGTGTGTAATGGCGAACTCAGTCTCGCCCGTGTGCTCCGCAAGAATATCCTGGATAAGGTGGAGCAAAAGAAGCTGCTGCGTTACACTAACTCACTCAAGCCCCTCGCCGCACGAGGGGTCTCTGCAAG GCCTGGAACTCTTCACGATTTTCGCAGTCACGAGATCGCCGATCAGCTCACACTTCTCGATGCTGAACTTTTTTACAAAATTGAG ATTCCCGAAGTTCTACTTTGGGCCAAGGAGCAGAATGAGGAGAAGAGTCCGAACCTGACTCAGTTCACAGAGCACTTTAACAACATGAGCTATTg GGTTCGCTCTTTGATAATTCAGCAAGAGAAAGCTCAAGACAGAGAGAAGCTGCTTCTCAAGTTCATTAAGATAATGAAG caCTTAAGAAAGTTGAATAACTTCAACTCCTACTTGGCAATACTGTCTGCTTTGGACTCGGCCCCCATCAGGAGGTTGGAGTGGCAGAAGCAGACCTCAGAG GGATTGGAGGAGTATTGCACGCTGATCGacagctcctcctccttcagGGCATACAGAGCTGCGCTGGCTGAAGTGGAGCCCCCGTGCATCCCGTACTT
- the rapgef1b gene encoding rap guanine nucleotide exchange factor 1b isoform X7, whose product MGLRSRAGLLDSQRSHLSTFTMILKDKFHSPKIKRTPSKKGKQLQPEPAAKSTEKPTNKKVSRLEEQEKEVVSALRYFKTIVDKMVVEKKVLEMLPGSASKVLEAILPLVQVEARIQHSSALSSCHSRVYQSLANLIRWADQVMLDGIDLDDKENVASVTNVIKAVLDGVKELVKLTIEKQEQPSPTTPNKPAAPAVTAESSVSAERPLIDREQEVSSKTAPAAAPVEAAPEVPDEEVAPPKPPLPEAKMAELRAQLSAEAGQRRPSQKENPPPALPPKKRQSAPSPTPVAVVAPMSRGSSLPCSDHRQEYEQEFLQRRFSGGSHSYGGDSPRLSPCSSMGKLSKSDEQLSSIEQDSGQCSRNTSCETLDNTDHYDPDYDFLHQDLSAGENLPPIPVGGCLSPLPESHSESSSPVPGQHPSHPRFSAPPPQHQDYWTPQPNHTNPLQPSRISAPPALPMKKRRSTQTSSFSDGGSRVLYERFPSQYDNLSEEELHPTPPFPLFTPISPMPQTNGGVFVSQYVASENADVPASPPPLPEKKSKHILQYMQFVEDYSEPQPSVFYQMPQSESIYEQRNKRFQEVYGFNDSFSSTDSVHEPVQPPALPPKQRQLETIAADDVLQDPTPQMPSTNSKEVLDKERRQKATDSAGSDEEDVDELALIDHKEIMSRITLKQENDDGPDVRAGSGDILLVHATETDRKDLVLYCEAFLTTYRTFITPEDLIKKLHYRYTTFCHSPDTFKKRVSKNTFFVLVRVVDELCLVELTEDILKQLMDLVFTLVCNGELSLARVLRKNILDKVEQKKLLRYTNSLKPLAARGVSARPGTLHDFRSHEIADQLTLLDAELFYKIEIPEVLLWAKEQNEEKSPNLTQFTEHFNNMSYWVRSLIIQQEKAQDREKLLLKFIKIMKHLRKLNNFNSYLAILSALDSAPIRRLEWQKQTSEGLEEYCTLIDSSSSFRAYRAALAEVEPPCIPYLGLILQDLTFVHLGNPDLIDGKVNFSKRWQQFNILDSMRRFQQVHYELKRNEDIVSFFNDFSDHLAEEALWELSLKIKPRNISRRKTDREEKT is encoded by the exons ATGGGATTGCGTTCACGCGCTGGGCTGCtgg ACTCGCAACGGTCCCATCTGTCCACTTTCACCATGATCCTGAAGGACAAGTTCCACTCTCCCAAGATCAAGAGGACTCCATCCAAGAAGGGCAAGCAACTGCAGCCCGAGCCAGCAGCCAAGAGTACTGAGAAACCTACTaacaag aaGGTTAGTAGGCTGGAGGAGCAGGAGAAAGAGGTGGTCAGTGCCCTGCGCTACTTCAAGACAATCGTGGACAAAATGGTTGTGGAGAAGAAGGTTCTGGAGATGCTTCCAGGCTCGGCCAGCAAGGTGCTTGAAGCAATCTTGCCTCTGGTGCAGGTAGAGGCGCGGATACAGCACAG TTCGGCGCTGTCATCTTGCCACAGCCGCGTATATCAGAGTTTGGCCAACCTTATCCGCTGGGCCGACCAGGTGATGCTGGACGGGATTGACTTGGACGATAAGGAAAATGTGGCTTCCGTCACCAATGTCATCAAAGCGGTGCTGGATGGAGTAAAG GAGCTGGTGAAGCTGACCATAGAGAAACAGGAACAGCCGTCACCTACCACGCCTAATAAACCAGCAGCACCTGCTGTCACAGCCGAGAG CAGCGTGTCAGCGGAGAGGCCCCTGATAGATCGGGAGCAGGAGGTCTCGAGTAAGACTGCTCCGGCAGCCGCTCCTGTGGAAGCTGCCCCTGAAGTACCAGATGAGGAAGTAGCACCTCCCAAACCCCCACTACCGGAAGCCAAAATGGCTGAGCTCAG AGCACAGTTGAGTGCcgaggctggccaaaggagacCCTCTCAGAAGGAGAA TCCTCCACCAGCTCTTCCTCCTAAGAAGCGACAGTCAGCCCCTTCACCTACACCAGTGGCAGTGGTCGCCCCGATGAGCCGTGGCTCCAGCCTCCCGTGTAGTGACCACAGACAG GAGTATGAACAGGAGTTCCTTCAGAGGCGTTTCTCTGGGGGAAGCCACTCGTACGGTGGCGACTCTCCCCGTCTTTCACCGTGCAGCAGCATGGGGAAACTCAGCAAATCCGACGAACAGCTTTCTTCCATAGAGCAAGACAGCGGGCAGTGTTCTCGGAACACCAGCTGTGAGACGCTCG ACAACACAGATCACTACGACCCAGATTATGACTTCCTCCACCAGGACTTGTCAGCTGGGGAGAACCTGCCCCCAATACCAGTCGGGGGGTGCCTCAGCCCCCTGCCTGAGTCTCACAGCGAGTCCTCTTCCCCCGTTCCTGGACAGCACCCCTCGCATCCACGCTTCAGCGCTCCCCCACCCCAGCACCAAGATTACTGGACCCCCCAGCCCAATCACACTAACCCCTTACAGCCCTCCCGCATCAGCGCACCACCTGCCCTGCCGATGAAAAAGCGGCGCAGCACCCAGACATCGTCCTTCTCCGACGGTGGGTCCAGGGTGCTGTACGAGCGATTCCCCTCGCAGTACGACAACCTGTCGGAAGAGGAACTTCATCCCACGCCACCGTTCCCCCTTTTCACACCCATCTCACCCATGCCCCAAACAAATGGGGGCGTGTTTGTTTCCCAGTATGTTGCCAGTGAGAATGCAGATGTCCCCGCCAGCCCACCGCCACTgccagaaaagaaaagcaaacaca TCCTTCAATACATGCAGTTTGTGGAAGACTACTCGGAGCCGCAGCCCTCTGTCTTCTACCAGATGCCGCAGAGCGAAAGCATCTATGAACAGCGCAACAAGCGCTTCCAGGAGGTCTACGGCTTCAACGACTCCTTCAGCAGCACCGACTCAGTGCACGAGCCGGTGCAGCCCCCGGCTTTGCCACCAAAGCAAAGACAACTG GAAACAATCGCGGCTGATGATGTCCTTCAAGACCCCACCCCTCAGATGCCATCCACCAATAGCAAAGAGGTTTTGGATAAGGAAAG AAGGCAAAAGGCGACTGATTCAGCTGGGAGCGATGAAGAAGATGTGGACGAGCTCGCCCTCATAGACCACAAGGAGATCATGAGCAGGATAACACTAAAACAAGAA AATGACGACGGCCCCGACGTCCGCGCCGGATCAGGGGACATCCTATTAGTCCACGCTACAGAAACAGACCGCAAAG ATCTCGTTTTGTACTGTGAAGCCTTTCTGACTACATATAGGACTTTCATAACCCCAGAGGACCTCATTAAGAAGCTGCACTACAG ATATACCACGTTCTGCCATAGTCCAGACACCTTCAAGAAACGTGTCAGCAAGAACACGTTCTTCGTGCTGGTTCGTGTGGTAGATGAGCTGTG CCTGGTAGAGCTGACCGAGGACATTTTGAAACAGCTCATGGACCTGGTGTTCACACTAGTGTGTAATGGCGAACTCAGTCTCGCCCGTGTGCTCCGCAAGAATATCCTGGATAAGGTGGAGCAAAAGAAGCTGCTGCGTTACACTAACTCACTCAAGCCCCTCGCCGCACGAGGGGTCTCTGCAAG GCCTGGAACTCTTCACGATTTTCGCAGTCACGAGATCGCCGATCAGCTCACACTTCTCGATGCTGAACTTTTTTACAAAATTGAG ATTCCCGAAGTTCTACTTTGGGCCAAGGAGCAGAATGAGGAGAAGAGTCCGAACCTGACTCAGTTCACAGAGCACTTTAACAACATGAGCTATTg GGTTCGCTCTTTGATAATTCAGCAAGAGAAAGCTCAAGACAGAGAGAAGCTGCTTCTCAAGTTCATTAAGATAATGAAG caCTTAAGAAAGTTGAATAACTTCAACTCCTACTTGGCAATACTGTCTGCTTTGGACTCGGCCCCCATCAGGAGGTTGGAGTGGCAGAAGCAGACCTCAGAG GGATTGGAGGAGTATTGCACGCTGATCGacagctcctcctccttcagGGCATACAGAGCTGCGCTGGCTGAAGTGGAGCCCCCGTGCATCCCGTACTT
- the rapgef1b gene encoding rap guanine nucleotide exchange factor 1b isoform X4 has product MGLRSRAGLLDSQRSHLSTFTMILKDKFHSPKIKRTPSKKGKQLQPEPAAKSTEKPTNKKVSRLEEQEKEVVSALRYFKTIVDKMVVEKKVLEMLPGSASKVLEAILPLVQVEARIQHSSALSSCHSRVYQSLANLIRWADQVMLDGIDLDDKENVASVTNVIKAVLDGVKELVKLTIEKQEQPSPTTPNKPAAPAVTAESSVSAERPLIDREQEVSSKTAPAAAPVEAAPEVPDEEVAPPKPPLPEAKMAELRAQLSAEAGQRRPSQKENPPPALPPKKRQSAPSPTPVAVVAPMSRGSSLPCSDHRQEYEQEFLQRRFSGGSHSYGGDSPRLSPCSSMGKLSKSDEQLSSIEQDSGQCSRNTSCETLDNTDHYDPDYDFLHQDLSAGENLPPIPVGGCLSPLPESHSESSSPVPGQHPSHPRFSAPPPQHQDYWTPQPNHTNPLQPSRISAPPALPMKKRRSTQTSSFSDGGSRVLYERFPSQYDNLSEEELHPTPPFPLFTPISPMPQTNGGVFVSQYVASENADVPASPPPLPEKKSKHILQYMQFVEDYSEPQPSVFYQMPQSESIYEQRNKRFQEVYGFNDSFSSTDSVHEPVQPPALPPKQRQLASHSSSPSSSSSSSLSCHLQPSVAAMEEAGSGLGLSISVSNSYLIGQASMTTPTSESANDEGGEGEYVNLYSSSQANGELPLSLRETIAADDVLQDPTPQMPSTNSKEVLDKERRQKATDSAGSDEEDVDELALIDHKEIMSRITLKQENDDGPDVRAGSGDILLVHATETDRKDLVLYCEAFLTTYRTFITPEDLIKKLHYRYTTFCHSPDTFKKRVSKNTFFVLVRVVDELCLVELTEDILKQLMDLVFTLVCNGELSLARVLRKNILDKVEQKKLLRYTNSLKPLAARGVSARPGTLHDFRSHEIADQLTLLDAELFYKIEIPEVLLWAKEQNEEKSPNLTQFTEHFNNMSYWVRSLIIQQEKAQDREKLLLKFIKIMKHLRKLNNFNSYLAILSALDSAPIRRLEWQKQTSEGLEEYCTLIDSSSSFRAYRAALAEVEPPCIPYLGLILQDLTFVHLGNPDLIDGKVNFSKRWQQFNILDSMRRFQQVHYELKRNEDIVSFFNDFSDHLAEEALWELSLKIKPRNISRRKTDREEKT; this is encoded by the exons ATGGGATTGCGTTCACGCGCTGGGCTGCtgg ACTCGCAACGGTCCCATCTGTCCACTTTCACCATGATCCTGAAGGACAAGTTCCACTCTCCCAAGATCAAGAGGACTCCATCCAAGAAGGGCAAGCAACTGCAGCCCGAGCCAGCAGCCAAGAGTACTGAGAAACCTACTaacaag aaGGTTAGTAGGCTGGAGGAGCAGGAGAAAGAGGTGGTCAGTGCCCTGCGCTACTTCAAGACAATCGTGGACAAAATGGTTGTGGAGAAGAAGGTTCTGGAGATGCTTCCAGGCTCGGCCAGCAAGGTGCTTGAAGCAATCTTGCCTCTGGTGCAGGTAGAGGCGCGGATACAGCACAG TTCGGCGCTGTCATCTTGCCACAGCCGCGTATATCAGAGTTTGGCCAACCTTATCCGCTGGGCCGACCAGGTGATGCTGGACGGGATTGACTTGGACGATAAGGAAAATGTGGCTTCCGTCACCAATGTCATCAAAGCGGTGCTGGATGGAGTAAAG GAGCTGGTGAAGCTGACCATAGAGAAACAGGAACAGCCGTCACCTACCACGCCTAATAAACCAGCAGCACCTGCTGTCACAGCCGAGAG CAGCGTGTCAGCGGAGAGGCCCCTGATAGATCGGGAGCAGGAGGTCTCGAGTAAGACTGCTCCGGCAGCCGCTCCTGTGGAAGCTGCCCCTGAAGTACCAGATGAGGAAGTAGCACCTCCCAAACCCCCACTACCGGAAGCCAAAATGGCTGAGCTCAG AGCACAGTTGAGTGCcgaggctggccaaaggagacCCTCTCAGAAGGAGAA TCCTCCACCAGCTCTTCCTCCTAAGAAGCGACAGTCAGCCCCTTCACCTACACCAGTGGCAGTGGTCGCCCCGATGAGCCGTGGCTCCAGCCTCCCGTGTAGTGACCACAGACAG GAGTATGAACAGGAGTTCCTTCAGAGGCGTTTCTCTGGGGGAAGCCACTCGTACGGTGGCGACTCTCCCCGTCTTTCACCGTGCAGCAGCATGGGGAAACTCAGCAAATCCGACGAACAGCTTTCTTCCATAGAGCAAGACAGCGGGCAGTGTTCTCGGAACACCAGCTGTGAGACGCTCG ACAACACAGATCACTACGACCCAGATTATGACTTCCTCCACCAGGACTTGTCAGCTGGGGAGAACCTGCCCCCAATACCAGTCGGGGGGTGCCTCAGCCCCCTGCCTGAGTCTCACAGCGAGTCCTCTTCCCCCGTTCCTGGACAGCACCCCTCGCATCCACGCTTCAGCGCTCCCCCACCCCAGCACCAAGATTACTGGACCCCCCAGCCCAATCACACTAACCCCTTACAGCCCTCCCGCATCAGCGCACCACCTGCCCTGCCGATGAAAAAGCGGCGCAGCACCCAGACATCGTCCTTCTCCGACGGTGGGTCCAGGGTGCTGTACGAGCGATTCCCCTCGCAGTACGACAACCTGTCGGAAGAGGAACTTCATCCCACGCCACCGTTCCCCCTTTTCACACCCATCTCACCCATGCCCCAAACAAATGGGGGCGTGTTTGTTTCCCAGTATGTTGCCAGTGAGAATGCAGATGTCCCCGCCAGCCCACCGCCACTgccagaaaagaaaagcaaacaca TCCTTCAATACATGCAGTTTGTGGAAGACTACTCGGAGCCGCAGCCCTCTGTCTTCTACCAGATGCCGCAGAGCGAAAGCATCTATGAACAGCGCAACAAGCGCTTCCAGGAGGTCTACGGCTTCAACGACTCCTTCAGCAGCACCGACTCAGTGCACGAGCCGGTGCAGCCCCCGGCTTTGCCACCAAAGCAAAGACAACTG GCCTCCCACTCCTCTTccccttcttcttcctcctcctcctctctctcctgccACCTCCAGCCGTCTGTGGCGGCAATGGAGGAGGCGGGCTCTGGGCTGGGCCTCAGCATATCGGTTTCTAACTCCTACCTGATTGGCCAGGCGTCCATGACCACACCCACG AGCGAGAGCGCGAACGACGAGGGCGGGGAGGGGGAGTATGTCAACTTGTACTCATCCAGCCAGGCCAATGGGGAGCTGCCGCTCTCCCTCAGA GAAACAATCGCGGCTGATGATGTCCTTCAAGACCCCACCCCTCAGATGCCATCCACCAATAGCAAAGAGGTTTTGGATAAGGAAAG AAGGCAAAAGGCGACTGATTCAGCTGGGAGCGATGAAGAAGATGTGGACGAGCTCGCCCTCATAGACCACAAGGAGATCATGAGCAGGATAACACTAAAACAAGAA AATGACGACGGCCCCGACGTCCGCGCCGGATCAGGGGACATCCTATTAGTCCACGCTACAGAAACAGACCGCAAAG ATCTCGTTTTGTACTGTGAAGCCTTTCTGACTACATATAGGACTTTCATAACCCCAGAGGACCTCATTAAGAAGCTGCACTACAG ATATACCACGTTCTGCCATAGTCCAGACACCTTCAAGAAACGTGTCAGCAAGAACACGTTCTTCGTGCTGGTTCGTGTGGTAGATGAGCTGTG CCTGGTAGAGCTGACCGAGGACATTTTGAAACAGCTCATGGACCTGGTGTTCACACTAGTGTGTAATGGCGAACTCAGTCTCGCCCGTGTGCTCCGCAAGAATATCCTGGATAAGGTGGAGCAAAAGAAGCTGCTGCGTTACACTAACTCACTCAAGCCCCTCGCCGCACGAGGGGTCTCTGCAAG GCCTGGAACTCTTCACGATTTTCGCAGTCACGAGATCGCCGATCAGCTCACACTTCTCGATGCTGAACTTTTTTACAAAATTGAG ATTCCCGAAGTTCTACTTTGGGCCAAGGAGCAGAATGAGGAGAAGAGTCCGAACCTGACTCAGTTCACAGAGCACTTTAACAACATGAGCTATTg GGTTCGCTCTTTGATAATTCAGCAAGAGAAAGCTCAAGACAGAGAGAAGCTGCTTCTCAAGTTCATTAAGATAATGAAG caCTTAAGAAAGTTGAATAACTTCAACTCCTACTTGGCAATACTGTCTGCTTTGGACTCGGCCCCCATCAGGAGGTTGGAGTGGCAGAAGCAGACCTCAGAG GGATTGGAGGAGTATTGCACGCTGATCGacagctcctcctccttcagGGCATACAGAGCTGCGCTGGCTGAAGTGGAGCCCCCGTGCATCCCGTACTT